Proteins from one Streptomyces genisteinicus genomic window:
- a CDS encoding transglycosylase domain-containing protein, with protein sequence MSDEPQQQSWTPRDATVPGPAEPAPAGKTSGRTRPRRTGWRRVIPTWRIVLGTTLAVAVLLIGGFLAGYLLVDIPAANASATAQTNVYLYRDGTPIARDGEVNRENIPLDQVPLTVQRAVLAAEDRDFWTQPAIDPPAMVRGAWNTVTGKGRQSGSTITQQYVKNYYLVQEQTVTRKVKEFFIAVKLGREQSKSDILQGYLNTSYFGRNAYGIQAAAQAYYGKDVSALGTAEGAYLASLLKAPSAYDVAAHPRNRDAALARWNYVLDGMVKEKWLTPAARDAMRFPTPRADKASTGLSGQRGYIVQAVRDHLAATGTIDEKTLATGGHRITTTLDPAKQDAFTRAVDEEVTSQLSDDNDADRNVRVGGASVDPATGEIVAMYGGVDYTRQYVNNATRRDYQVGSSFKPFVFTAAVENGSTTQSGRRITPNTVYDGTSARPVQGWTGSEYAPENEDHVSYGPVSISRATDESVNAVYAQMAVDVGPDKVRSTAVALGLPAATPDLTAAPSIALGTATASVVDMAEAYSTLANHGRHTENTLVTKVTRNGSDIALPERPTRRAVSREAADTTTAILQSVVDGGTGAAAGAVGRPAAGKTGTAEEDRAAWFAGYTPDLVTVVAVMGQDPKTGAQTPLYGALGAPRVNGGGIPAEIWARYTSAALEGSEVRGFDLEVTEPIKEPDEAEASAEADSSTQPYDAEGEGEGEEDGSDSGWEEGAGGPGAPTGPGRTSAPAPTGSPDARRPGTAPGGPPATAPTTAPPAARPAAAADPAPGPAPDAPAPGTGGTPR encoded by the coding sequence ATGAGTGACGAGCCGCAGCAGCAGAGCTGGACCCCCCGGGACGCGACCGTGCCCGGTCCGGCCGAGCCCGCGCCCGCCGGGAAGACGTCAGGCAGGACCCGCCCACGGCGCACCGGCTGGCGGCGCGTCATCCCCACCTGGCGGATCGTCCTCGGCACCACCCTGGCCGTCGCCGTGCTGCTCATCGGCGGATTCCTCGCCGGCTACCTGCTCGTCGACATCCCCGCCGCCAACGCCTCGGCCACCGCACAGACCAACGTCTACCTCTACCGCGACGGCACCCCCATCGCCCGCGACGGCGAGGTCAACCGGGAGAACATCCCCCTCGACCAGGTCCCCCTCACCGTCCAGCGCGCCGTACTCGCCGCCGAGGACCGCGACTTCTGGACCCAGCCCGCGATCGACCCGCCCGCCATGGTCCGCGGCGCCTGGAACACCGTCACCGGCAAGGGCCGCCAGTCCGGTTCCACCATCACCCAGCAGTACGTGAAGAACTACTACCTCGTGCAGGAACAGACCGTCACCCGCAAGGTCAAGGAGTTCTTCATCGCCGTCAAGCTCGGCCGCGAGCAGAGCAAGAGCGACATCCTCCAGGGCTACCTCAACACCAGCTACTTCGGCCGCAACGCCTACGGCATCCAGGCCGCCGCCCAGGCCTACTACGGCAAGGACGTCTCCGCCCTCGGCACCGCCGAGGGCGCCTACCTCGCCTCCCTGCTCAAGGCCCCCAGCGCCTACGACGTCGCCGCCCACCCCCGCAACCGCGACGCCGCCCTCGCCCGCTGGAACTACGTCCTCGACGGCATGGTCAAGGAGAAGTGGCTCACCCCCGCCGCACGCGACGCCATGCGCTTCCCCACCCCCCGGGCCGACAAGGCCTCCACCGGCCTCTCCGGCCAGCGCGGATACATCGTCCAGGCCGTCCGCGACCACCTGGCGGCGACCGGAACGATCGACGAGAAGACCCTCGCCACCGGCGGCCACCGCATCACCACCACCCTCGACCCGGCCAAGCAGGACGCCTTCACCCGCGCCGTCGACGAGGAGGTCACCTCCCAGCTCTCCGACGACAACGACGCCGACCGCAACGTCCGCGTCGGCGGCGCCTCCGTCGACCCCGCCACCGGCGAGATCGTCGCCATGTACGGCGGCGTCGACTACACCCGCCAGTACGTCAACAACGCCACCCGCCGCGACTACCAGGTCGGCTCCAGCTTCAAGCCTTTCGTCTTCACCGCCGCCGTCGAGAACGGCTCCACCACCCAGAGCGGCCGGCGCATCACCCCCAACACCGTCTACGACGGCACCAGCGCCCGCCCCGTCCAGGGCTGGACCGGCAGCGAGTACGCCCCCGAGAACGAGGACCACGTCTCCTACGGCCCCGTCTCCATCAGCCGCGCCACCGACGAATCCGTCAACGCCGTGTACGCGCAGATGGCCGTCGACGTCGGCCCCGACAAGGTCCGCAGCACCGCCGTCGCCCTCGGCCTGCCCGCCGCCACACCCGACCTGACCGCCGCACCCTCCATCGCCCTCGGCACCGCCACCGCCAGCGTCGTCGACATGGCCGAGGCCTACAGCACCCTCGCCAACCACGGCAGGCACACCGAGAACACCCTCGTCACCAAGGTCACCCGCAACGGGTCCGACATCGCCCTCCCCGAACGCCCCACCCGGCGCGCCGTCTCCCGGGAAGCCGCCGACACCACCACCGCCATCCTCCAGAGCGTGGTCGACGGAGGCACCGGAGCCGCCGCCGGAGCCGTCGGCCGGCCCGCCGCAGGCAAGACCGGCACCGCCGAGGAGGACCGCGCCGCCTGGTTCGCCGGCTACACCCCCGACCTCGTCACCGTCGTCGCCGTCATGGGCCAGGACCCGAAGACCGGCGCCCAGACCCCGCTCTACGGAGCCCTCGGCGCACCCCGCGTCAACGGCGGCGGCATCCCCGCCGAGATCTGGGCCCGCTACACCTCCGCCGCCCTCGAGGGCAGCGAGGTGCGCGGCTTCGACCTCGAAGTGACCGAGCCCATCAAGGAACCCGACGAAGCCGAGGCGTCCGCGGAAGCCGACTCCTCCACGCAGCCCTACGACGCCGAGGGCGAGGGCGAGGGCGAGGAGGACGGCTCCGACAGCGGCTGGGAGGAAGGCGCGGGCGGCCCCGGCGCACCCACCGGCCCCGGCCGGACCAGCGCCCCCGCACCCACCGGCAGCCCGGACGCCCGGCGCCCCGGCACCGCCCCCGGTGGACCGCCGGCCACGGCCCCCACGACCGCACCGCCCGCCGCCCGGCCCGCCGCCGCGGCCGACCCGGCACCCGGCCCCGCCCCGGACGCCCCGGCACCCGGTACCGGCGGCACGCCCCGGTGA
- a CDS encoding DMT family transporter produces MAWVLLIVAGLLEVGWSIGMKFTEGFTRLWPSVFTGLGIVASMVLLAQAAKTLPIGTAYGVWVGIGAAGAAVVGMLVLDEPVTAARIFFVCLLLVAVVGLKATSGH; encoded by the coding sequence ATGGCCTGGGTTCTGTTGATCGTCGCGGGTCTGCTCGAAGTGGGCTGGTCGATCGGGATGAAGTTCACGGAGGGGTTCACCCGGCTGTGGCCGAGTGTGTTCACCGGTCTGGGGATCGTGGCCAGCATGGTGCTGCTGGCGCAGGCGGCGAAGACGCTGCCGATCGGTACGGCGTACGGGGTGTGGGTCGGTATCGGTGCCGCGGGTGCGGCGGTGGTGGGGATGCTGGTGCTGGACGAGCCGGTGACGGCGGCCCGGATCTTCTTCGTGTGTCTGCTGCTGGTGGCCGTGGTGGGTCTGAAGGCGACGTCGGGGCACTGA
- a CDS encoding GroES family chaperonin, whose amino-acid sequence MLHDRVLVRTDIPEGERRSSGGIVIPATAAVGRRLAWAEVVAVGQNVRTVEIGDRVLYDPEDRAEVEVRGVAYVLMRERDLHAVAADRFQGSEDSTGLYL is encoded by the coding sequence ATGCTGCACGATCGTGTGCTGGTGCGGACGGACATTCCCGAGGGTGAACGGCGCTCCAGCGGGGGCATCGTGATCCCGGCGACCGCGGCGGTCGGGCGGCGTCTGGCGTGGGCCGAGGTGGTCGCGGTCGGGCAGAACGTGCGCACGGTGGAGATCGGGGACCGGGTGCTGTACGACCCGGAGGACCGTGCCGAGGTCGAGGTGCGGGGTGTGGCGTACGTGCTGATGCGTGAGCGTGATCTGCACGCGGTGGCCGCCGACCGGTTCCAGGGTTCGGAGGATTCGACGGGGCTGTATCTGTAG
- a CDS encoding DUF3618 domain-containing protein yields MSDTRTPAQIEADIVRRREQLAEMLDEIGVRVHPRTVIGDAKAKVASTVDATAGRAFVAVNRKVSDVKSRFVSEDGAPRLERVVPVALVAVGLVGLLAVSARRRR; encoded by the coding sequence GTGTCGGATACCAGGACCCCTGCGCAGATCGAGGCGGACATCGTCCGCCGGCGCGAGCAGCTTGCGGAGATGCTCGACGAGATCGGTGTGCGTGTGCATCCCAGGACGGTGATCGGTGACGCGAAGGCGAAGGTGGCGTCCACGGTCGACGCGACGGCCGGACGGGCGTTCGTCGCGGTGAACCGCAAGGTGTCGGACGTGAAGTCCCGGTTCGTGTCGGAGGACGGCGCGCCGCGGCTGGAGCGTGTGGTGCCGGTGGCGCTCGTGGCGGTGGGGCTGGTGGGTCTGCTGGCGGTGTCGGCGCGCAGGCGCCGGTGA
- the bcp gene encoding thioredoxin-dependent thiol peroxidase, translating to MSERLAPGDTAPAFTLPDADGNEISLADHKGRKVIVYFYPAALTPGCTKQACDFTDNLDLLARAGYDVIGVSPDKPEKLAKFRDTENLKVTLVGDPSKEVLTAYGAFGEKKLYGKTVTGVIRSTVVVDEDGKVERALYNVKATGHVAKIIKDLGI from the coding sequence ATGAGCGAGCGCCTGGCACCCGGCGACACCGCCCCCGCCTTCACCCTTCCCGACGCCGACGGAAACGAGATCTCGCTCGCCGACCACAAGGGCCGCAAGGTCATCGTCTACTTCTACCCCGCCGCGCTCACCCCGGGCTGCACCAAGCAGGCCTGCGACTTCACCGACAACCTCGACCTGCTCGCCCGGGCCGGCTACGACGTCATCGGCGTCTCCCCCGACAAGCCCGAGAAGCTCGCCAAGTTCCGCGACACCGAGAACCTCAAGGTCACCCTCGTCGGCGACCCCTCCAAGGAGGTCCTCACCGCCTACGGCGCCTTCGGCGAGAAGAAGCTCTACGGCAAGACCGTGACCGGCGTCATCCGCTCCACCGTCGTCGTCGACGAGGACGGCAAGGTCGAACGCGCCCTGTACAACGTCAAGGCCACCGGCCACGTCGCCAAGATCATCAAGGACCTGGGGATCTGA